A genomic stretch from Seriola aureovittata isolate HTS-2021-v1 ecotype China chromosome 13, ASM2101889v1, whole genome shotgun sequence includes:
- the ap5m1 gene encoding AP-5 complex subunit mu-1: protein MSVRALWIISHEKGENVSIRFSRRFSTVEHRAKRLAGSSYVAVPEESTVLQLLLTELGLSHSDKSYVALRDDCLHRQRSPALELRVDGPGKGTLWPVLAISQGPLILACLSLVDVPPEPRPPLANLLSVSQGLTFLEGLQTFLLGSGSKPDGEGLVSRLAMLPSVLLQVCPLGTPLDVPVLGAPATPTMPTPAGNQKQPAWKTGLHRGRAVVNVALIETVRSMQYGNHSRQDLWDVFGTVTCKCEVEGVLPNVTVTLTLPPNGSPLQDILVHPCVTSLDSSILTASSVDNYDGSAFSGPYKFPFSPPLEPFRLCSYTSQVPVPPILGSYQLKEEENQLRVLVTLKLHESVKNSFEYCEAHLPFFNRDQMGVVDMKVSSGQLDVSKEKNLLVWTLGQKFPKSREVTMEGRITFSGPAPGPTDPLCTELTAYLKLYFKVPDMTLSGCCVDQHSVQVYSSAKPRIVTSRELQSKEYFIWNSTGTAPVSSGQVML from the exons ATGAGCGTGCGTGCTTTGTGGATTATTTCTCACGAGAAGGGAGAAAATGTGTCGATACGCTTTTCAAG GAGGTTCTCCACCGTGGAGCACCGTGCGAAGCGCCTGGCAGGTTCCTCATATGTAGCAGTCCCAGAGGAAAGCACTGTACTGCAGCTCCTGCTCACTGAGCTGGGCCTTTCACACTCGGACAAGTCTTACGTGGCTCTCAGAGATGATTGCCTTCACCGCCAGCGGTCACCAGCCCTGGAGCTGCGTGTGGATGGTCCTGGAAAGGGGACACTTTGGCCGGTGTTGGCCATCTCACAAGGGCCTCTTATCCTGGCTTGCCTGTCTTTAGTGGATGTCCCTCCTGAGCCACGGCCACCCCTTGCCAAcctgctgtctgtctcacaGGGCCTCACGTTCCTGGAAGGCCTGCAGACTTTTCTCCTCGGCTCGGGGAGTAAGCCTGATGGTGAGGGGCTGGTTTCTCGCCTGGCAATGCTGCCCTCTGTGCTCCTGCAGGTTTGTCCACTTGGCACACCCCTGGATGTGCCAGTACTGGGGGCACCTGCTACGCCCACAATGCCCACACCTGCTGGGAACCAGAAGCAGCCGGCCTGGAAGACTGGGCTCCACCGCGGTCGGGCTGTTGTGAATGTAGCACTGATAGAAACAGTACGCTCCATGCAGTATGGCAACCACAGCAGACAGGACCTCTGGGATGTTTTCGGCACGGTGACGTGCAAA TGTGAAGTGGAGGGAGTACTCCCAAATGTGACAGTGACCCTCACACTGCCACCAAATGGTTCTCCGCTGCAGGACATCCTGGTGCATCCCTGTGTCACCTCGCTGGATTCTAGTATCCTGACTGCCAGCAGCGTAGATAACTATGATGGCTCAGCTTTCTCTGGGCCATATAAgttccccttctctcctcctctggagCCTTTCAGACTGTGCAGTTACACATCTCAG GTTCCTGTTCCCCCTATCCTTGGATCCTATCAACTGAAGGAAGAAGAGAACCAGCTGCGTGTGTTGGTAACCCTCAAACTTCACGAAAGTGTGAAGAATAGCTTTGAGTACTGTGAAGCACACCTGCCCTTCTTTAACAG GGATCAGATGGGGGTTGTGGATATGAAGGTGAGCTCCGGACAACTGGATGTTTCAAAGGAGAAGAACCTGCTTGTCTGGACCCTGG GACAAAAGTTCCCTAAATCTCGTGAGGTCACGATGGAGGGCAGGATCACCTTCTCTGGACCAGCGCCAGGACCTACTGACCCCCTATGCACAGAACTTACAGCTTACCTCAAA CTGTATTTCAAGGTGCCTGACATGACGCTGTCTGGATGCTGTGTGGACCAGCATTCAGTGCAAGTTTATTCCTCTGCCAAACCACGGATTGTAACAT CCCGAGAACTTCAATCCAAAGAGTACTTCATATGGAATTCAACAGGTACCGCGCCGGTGTCCTCTGGGCAGGTGATGCTGTAG
- the slc35f4 gene encoding solute carrier family 35 member F4 isoform X2, with protein MKKHSARVAPLSSYSTQVLTCPVSEGEDGSESHAETPGSESSGESRSYQTCTNTAMKVLGGLLMVLCVSSSWVGTTQVVKLTFQSFSCPFFISWFSSNWNILFFPIYYSGHVVTTREKQTPIQKFRECSKLFGEDGMTLKLFVKRTAPFSILWTLTNYLYLLALKKLTATDVSALYCCHKAFVFLLSWIVLKDRFMGVRIVAAIMAITGIVMMAYADGFHGDSFVGVALAVGSASTSALYKVLFKMFLGSANLGEVAHFLSTMGFFNLIFISCVPLILYFTKVEHWGSLSSLPWGYLCGLAGLWLVFNILVHVGVVLTYPILISIGTLLSVPGNAAVDVLKHEVIFSVVRLAATCIICLGFLLLLLPEEWDSVTLRFLATIADKKSEEHGEELTESSVHTRSRSRANGTVSIPLA; from the exons GAGAGGATGGTTCGGAGTCTCATGCTGAGACACCAGGCAGCGAGAGCAGCGGAGAGAGCCGATCCTACCAGACCTGCACCAACACAGCCATGAAGGTGCTGGGTGGTCTGCTgatggtgctgtgtgtgtcatccTCTTGGGTGGGCACCACTCAGGTGGTGAAGCTGACCTTCCAGTCGTTTTCCTGTCCCTTCTTCATCTCCTGGTTCAGCAGCAACTGGAACATCCTCTTCTTCCCCATCTACTACTCTGGACATGTGGTCACCACACGGGAGAAGCAGACCCCCATACAGAAATTCAG GGAGTGCAGCAAGCTCTTTGGGGAAGATGGGATGACGCTCAAGCTTTTTGTAAAGAGGACAGCACCTTTTTCAATCCTGTGGACACTGACCAACTACCTGTACCTCCTGGCCTTGAAGAAACTGACCGCCACTGACGTCTCTGCCCTCTACTGCTGCCACAAGGCATTTGTCTTTCTCCTGTCCTGGATCGTCCTCAAGGATCGGTTCATGGGTGTTCGG ATTGTGGCAGCCATAATGGCTATCACGGGTATTGTCATGATGGCCTATGCGGACGGTTTCCATGGTGATTCCTTTGTGGGCGTGGCATTGGCTGTGGGCTCAGCCTCAACATCAGCTCTATATAAG GTGTTGTTCAAGATGTTCCTGGGCAGCGCCAACCTGGGAGAGGTGGCTCACTTCCTTTCCACCATGGGCTTCTTCAACCTCATCTTCATCTCCTGTGTGCCCCTCATCCTCTACTTCACCAAGGTAGAGCACTGGggctcactgtcctcactgccCTGGGGATACCTGTGTGGACTGGCAGGACTGTGGCTGG TGTTCAACATCTTGGTCCATGTTGGTGTGGTGCTGACTTACCCCATTCTCATCTCCATAGGGACGCTGCTCAGTGTGCCGGGCAATGCAG CCGTAGATGTTTTGAAACACGAGGTGATCTTCAGTGTGGTGCGCCTGGCAGCCACCTGCATCATCTGCCTGGGcttcttgctgctgctgctgcctgaggaGTGGGACTCAGTCACACTGCGTTTCCTGGCCACCATCGCAGACAAGAAGTCAGAGGAACACGGCGAGGAGCTCACGGAGTCCAGCGTCCACACTCGAAGCCGCAGTCGAGCAAACGGCACCGTCTCCATTCCCTTGGCGTGA
- the exoc5 gene encoding exocyst complex component 5 has protein sequence MATTAQLFEEPFDADEYIERLAWRTPGGGSKGGAEAFDPKRLLEEFENHIEELKQLDERIQRRVEKLEHQCHREAKEFAHKVQDLQRSNQVAFQHFQELDEHISYVATKVCHLGDQLEGVNTPRQRAVEAQRLMTYFNEFLDGDLRSDVFNNPDKIKEAADIIQKLHLIAQELPFDRFADVKAKIASKYHDLERQLIQEFTAAQRRGEIGRMREVAAVLLHFKGYAHCVDVYIKQCQEGAYLRNDVFEDTAILCQRVNKQVGEVFSSPETVMAKLIQNIFENKLQAHVKEKLDGTRHSDVEQYLKNLYDLYTKTTALATKLTEFNLGSDKHTFLSKLIKSIFSSYLESYIDMEREYLRTRGAMILQRYYDSKNHQKRPVGTGSIQELKERIRQRTNLTLGPSIDTHGETFLSPELVVNLLQETRHAFERCHRLSDPSDLPKNAFSIFLLLVEHLCVDHIDYALEIGLSAIPSADAKNANLYFLDVVQQANSIFHLFDKQFNDQLMPLISSSPKLAECLHKKKEVIEQMEVKLDTGIDRTLNCMVGQMKHILATEQKKTDFRPEDENNVMIQYTTACSKVCAYVSRQVEHVRKSMDGKNVDTVLTELGVRFHRLIHEHLQQYSYSSMGGMLAICDVAEYRRCAKDFRVPLVLQLFDTLHALCNLLVVAPDNLKQVCSGEQLTNLDRNLLHAFVQLRVDYRSARLGRHFS, from the exons ATGGCGACAACTGCTCAGCTGTTCGAG GAGCCTTTTGACGCAGATGAGTATATTGAAAGGTTGGCATGGAGGACTCCTGGAGGAGGCTCCAAAGGAGGAGCTGAGGCATTTGACCCCAAAAG GCTGCTGGAGGAGTTTGAGAACCACATAGAAGAGCTGAAGCAACTGGATGAGAGGATCCAGCGGCGGGTGGAAAAGCTTGAGCATCAGTGTCATCGTGAGGCAAAGGAATTTGCCCACAAAGTGCAAGACTTGCAGAGAAGCAACCAG GTGGCCTTTCAGCATTTCCAAGAACTAGACGAGCATATAAGCTATGTGGCCACCAAGGTTTGTCACCTTGGCGACCAGCTGGAAGGGGTGAACACACCCCGGCAGAGGGCTGTGGAGGCTCAGCGTCTGATGACCTACTTCAACGAGTTCTTGGACGGAGACCTACGCAGTGACGTCTTCAACAACCCAGACAAG ATTAAGGAGGCTGCTGATATCATTCAGAAGCTGCATCTCATTGCCCAGGAGCTGCCATTCGACAG ATTTGCAGATGTCAAGGCAAAAATCGCTA GTAAGTACCATGACCTGGAGCGGCAGTTAATCCAGGAGTTCACCGCTGCCCAGCGCAGGGGTGAGATTGGACGTATGCGGGAGGTTGCAGCAGTTCTATTACATTTCAAG GGCTATGCACATTGTGTGGACGTCTATATCAAGCAGTGTCAGGAA GGGGCCTACTTGAGGAATGATGTGTTTGAGGACACTGCAATCCTCTGCCAGAGGGTCAACAAGCAGGTGGGCGAGGTCTTCAGCAGCCCAGAGACTGTCATGGCCAAACTCATCCAGAACATCTTTGAGAACAAATTACAG GCCCATGTTAAGGAAAAACTGGATGGGACTCGACACTCTGATGTGGAACAGTACCTCAAAAACCTCTATGACCTTTACACCAA GACCACAGCATTGGCCACGAAGCTAACAGAGTTCAACCTTGGCTCAGACAAGCACACCTTCCTGTCCAAGCTGATAAAGAGCATTTTCTCCTCCTACCTGGAAAGTTACATTGACATGGAGAGGGAATACCTTCGCACTCGAGGTGCCATGATTCTGCAGAGATACTATGACTCCAAGAACCACCAGAAACGCCCAGTTGGCACTGGCAG TATTCAAGAGCTGAAGGAGCGTATCAGACAGCGCACCAACCTTACCCTGGGCCCTAGCATTGACACCCATGGGGAGACCTTTCTGTCCCCGGAGCTGGTTGTTAACCTGCTGCAGGAGACACGCCATGCCTTTGAGAGATGCCACAGG CTTTCAGACCCCTCTGACCTGCCCAAGAATGCCTTCTCAattttcctgctgctggttGAACATCTGTGTGTGGACCACATTGACTACGCCCTGGAGATCGGCCTGTCAG CAATTCCTTCAGCAGATGCCAAGAATGCCAACCTGTACTTCCTGGATGTGGTTCAACAGGCAAACTCTATCTTCCACTTGTTTGACAAGCAGTTTAATGACCAGCTAATGCCTCTAATAAG CTCATCTCCAAAGTTGGCAGAGTGTCTGCACAAGAAGAAAGAGGTGATTGAACAGATGGAAGTGAAACTGGACACAGGAATTGACAG AACACTGAACTGCATGGTGGGGCAAATGAAGCACATCTTGGCAACAGAGCAGAAGAAGACTGACTTCAGGCCTGAGGATGAGAACAATGTCATGATCCAGTATACTACA GCCTGCTCCAAGGTATGCGCCTACGTCAGTCGGCAGGTGGAGCACGTGCGGAAGTCCATGGATGGCAAAAATGTGGACACAGTCCTGACGGAGTTGGGCGTGCGTTTCCACCGACTCATCCATGAGCACCTACAGCAGTACAGCTACAGCTCTATGGGAGGCATGCTGGCCATCTGCGACGTGGCTGAATACCGACGATGCGCCAAGGACTTCAGG GTCCCTCTGGTGCTGCAGCTCTTCGACACACTCCACGCCCTCTGTAACCTCCTGGTGGTTGCCCCTGACAACCTGAAGCAGGTCTGTTCAGGTGAGCAGCTCACCAATCTGGACCGGAACCTTCTGCACGCCTTCGTCCAGCTCAGAGTGGACTACCGTTCAGCCAGACTGGGCCGACACTTCAGTTAG